From Carya illinoinensis cultivar Pawnee chromosome 5, C.illinoinensisPawnee_v1, whole genome shotgun sequence, one genomic window encodes:
- the LOC122310210 gene encoding uncharacterized protein LOC122310210: MKNCLGAMDDTMILAAAPAHPGNAYRNRHGRIAQNILCACDFDMNFTYVYTGCEGTTHDARIFLDALSRPDNQFTWPASGYYYLVDAAFPCIEMFMPPYPRERYHRSGCYNEDGFQGYKDYFNYRHSSLRNIIERTFSLLKRRFRILYAMPPYRPVRQGMIITACCTLYNMIKIVTPNDEIIQGISNHRSEMQNSSTENESGETSHVVDMSSESAQAMGAMRDAIALPMWAHRFGQ, encoded by the exons ATGAAG AACTGTCTTGGGGCAATGGACGACACAATGATCTTAGCTGCTGCACCCGCTCATCCAGGTAACGCATATAGAAATCGACATGGCCGGATTGCACAAAATATCTTGTGTGCATGTGACTTTGATATGAACTTCACATATGTGTATACTGGATGTGAGGGAACAACCCACGATGCACGGATTTTCCTGGATGCGTTGAGTAGACCTGATAACCAATTTACTTGGCCAGCATCAG GTTATTATTATCTTGTCGATGCGgcttttccttgtattgaaatgtttatGCCGCCTTATCCAAGAGAAAGATATCACCGATCAGGTTGTTATAATGAAGATGGTTTTCAGGGATATAAAGATTATTTCAACTATCGACATTCCTCGTTACGAAACATTATTGAACGCACATTCTCTTTGTTGAAGAGGAGGTTTCGAATTTTGTATGCCATGCCTCCCTATCGCCCTGTCAGGCAAGGCATGATCATTACTGCATGTTGTACACTATACAACATGATAAAAATAGTGACTCCTAATGATGAAATCATTCAGGGCATATCGAATCATCGGTCAGAAATGCAGAATAGCTCTACTGAAAATGAATCAGGGGAAACATCTCATGTGGTCGACATGTCCAGTGAATCGGCCCAAGCAATGGGGGCAATGAGGGATGCAATTGCTTTACCAATGTGGGCACATAGATTTGGCCAATGA
- the LOC122310211 gene encoding uncharacterized protein LOC122310211 → MDDPNEVIRDQLLWDDGMEDVLINFLYDDSIAGRIRGGKITHNDHVRLAERLSGYGMKKFNSEQVKGKIARLKRRQREFTDLMRQTGLGWDPDRKGPVASEEHWANAIRVRNSFKNFKSNGCPRYEELCAIFGCSVAMGTLHRASTEPAPTSEEEDLLDEELRNRGRPCQDDEGGPSPPSPMYGSTQSRRPLSAAYSSGSRRCQRAGPSHSAVMNEQMSKTLEAIEKSFEVRRMAAEEWRASKRSRDNSMETEGVVSTNTRTRCFQFLDEVEPHLPFDQWHKAFNKLTVDDDLQRSFVAISAECRAEWAWNL, encoded by the exons ATGGATGACCCGAATGAAGTGATACGTGATCAGCTATTGTGGGATGATGGGATGGAGGATGTGctcattaatttcttgtacGATGATTCCATTGCCGGAAGAATTCGGGGTGGGAAGATCACCCACAACGACCATGTTCGGCTTGCTGAACGATTGTCCGGTTATGGGATGAAGAAGTTTAACTCTGAGCAAGTCAAAGGAAAAATTGCTCGCCTGAAAAGAAGGCAGAGAGAATTCACAGATCTGATGAGGCAAACAGGGTTGGGTTGGGATCCAGATAGGAAGGGTCCAGTGGCTAGCGAGGAACACTGGGCAAACGCAATCAGG gtGAGAAACTCATTCAAGAATTTTAAGAGTAATGGATGCCCTCGGTATGAAGAGCTATGTGCTATCTTTGGGTGTTCTGTTGCTATGGGAACCCTCCATCGAGCATCGACTGAGCCCGCCCCAACTAGTGAGGAGGAGGACCTACTTGACGAGGAGCTACGAAACCGAGGAAGGCCATGCCAAGATGATGAAGGGGGCCCATCACCACCTTCTCCCATGTATGGTTCCACGCAATCAAGACGACCATTATCTGCCGCATACAGTAGTGGATCTCGTCGATGCCAGAGGGCCGGGCCTTCCCACTCAGCTGTCATGAATGAACAAATGAGCAAGACCTTGGAGGCAATTGAGAAAAGTTTTGAGGTGAGGAGAATGGCTGCAGAGGAGTGGAGGGCCTCGAAGCGCAGTAGAGACAACAGCATGGAGACTGAAGGTGTTGTGTCTACCAATACTCGTACGCGCTGCTTTCAGTTTCTTGACGAAGTTGAGCCTCACCTGCCTTTTGATCAATGGCACAAGGCCTTTAATAAATTAACCGTTGATGACGACTTGCAGAGGTCGTTCGTTGCGATCTCTGCGGAGTGCAGAGCAGAGTGGGCCTGGAATTTATAG
- the LOC122310212 gene encoding uncharacterized protein LOC122310212 encodes MSDNEFPDDDHPFLGDGDADALEEAYMVWLMWMTNENVGRRYPMPQHNIGLRGDQYIQGVLNGNPRTCVEMFRMEVTAFEYICQVLRDTLIMEPTERTELEESLAIFCLIVGHGQGQRVVADRFQHSTKTINRHVKTVTRALHELGRSLIRPTHIVGIHPYIASNRHNYPWFQNCLGAMDGTMISAAAPAHLGYYYLVDVAFPCIEMFMPPYPRERYHRSDHYNKDGFRGYKDYFNYRHSSLRNVIERTFSLLKRRFRILYAMPPYRPVRQGMIITACCTLHNMIKTVTPNDEIIQGISNHRSEMQNSSTENESKETSPVVDMSSESAQAMGAMRDAIALPMWAHRFGQ; translated from the exons ATGTCCGATAATGAATTCCCAGACGATGATCATCCTTTTCTAGGAGATGGAGATGCTGATGCCCTAGAGGAGGCGTACATGGTGTGGCTAATGTGGATGACAAATGAGAATGTTGGTCGTCGATACCCTATGCCCCAACACAATATTGGCCTTCGGGGGGATCAATATATCCAGGGGGTTTTGAATGGGAACCCTCGGACCTGCGTTGAAATGTTTCGCATGGAAGTTACCGCATTCGAGTATATATGTCAAGTCTTGCGGGATACATTGATAATGGAGCCTACTGAGAGAACCGAGTTGGAGGAATCATTGGCCATCTTCTGCCTTATTGTTGGTCATGGACAAGGTCAACGTGTCGTTGCGGACCGCTTTCAACATTCAACTAAGACTATTAACCGGCATGTAAAGACAGTGACGCGGGCACTGCATGAGTTAGGGAGGAGTTTGATTAGGCCTACACACATAGTTGGGATCCATCCATACATTGCATCCAATCGGCACAACTATCCATGGTTTCAG AACTGTCTTGGGGCAATGGACGGCACAATGATCTCAGCTGCTGCACCCGCTCATCTAG GTTATTATTATCTTGTCGATGTGgcttttccttgtattgaaatgtttatGCCGCCTTATCCAAGAGAAAGATATCACCGATCAGATCATTATAATAAAGATGGTTTTCGGGGATATAAAGATTATTTCAACTACCGACATTCCTCGTTACGAAACGTTATTGAACGCACATTCTCTTTGTTGAAGAGGAGGTTTCGAATTTTGTATGCCATGCCTCCCTATCGCCCTGTAAGGCAAGGCATGATCATTACTGCATGTTGTACACTACACAACATGATAAAAACAGTGACTCCTAATGATGAAATCATTCAGGGCATATCGAATCATCGGTCAGAAATGCAAAATAGCTCTACTGAAAATGAATCAAAGGAAACATCTCCTGTGGTCGACATGTCCAGTGAATCGGCCCAAGCAATGGGGGCAATGAGGGATGCAATTGCTTTACCGATGTGGGCACATAGATTTGGCCAATGA